From a single Couchioplanes caeruleus genomic region:
- a CDS encoding HU family DNA-binding protein, with product MNKAELIEALAARLGDRKTATAALDAVISEVQNAVTKGDRVAITGFGVFEKRARNARTARNPRTGEPVKVKKTSVPAFKPGTGFREMVASGKVAKAAAAKKTTAAAKSTASKAAPAKATATKTAAAKKTTAATATKATAAKATPAKSAATKTAAAKKTTATKAAPAKSAATKTAAAKKTTATKAAPAKSAATKTAAAKKTTATKATATKSTATKATAAKSTAAKKTATAATKSAPAKSTARKTTAATKSTPATKATTARTSAARKTR from the coding sequence GTGAACAAGGCCGAGCTCATCGAGGCGCTCGCCGCCCGACTGGGGGACCGGAAGACGGCGACAGCGGCGCTGGATGCGGTCATCAGCGAGGTGCAGAACGCCGTCACCAAGGGCGACCGCGTTGCCATCACCGGTTTCGGCGTCTTCGAGAAGCGGGCGCGAAATGCGCGCACGGCTCGGAATCCACGCACCGGCGAACCAGTCAAGGTGAAGAAGACGTCCGTCCCCGCTTTCAAGCCCGGCACGGGTTTCCGGGAGATGGTCGCGAGCGGCAAGGTGGCCAAGGCCGCCGCCGCCAAGAAGACCACCGCGGCGGCGAAGTCCACTGCCAGCAAGGCGGCACCGGCGAAGGCCACCGCCACCAAGACGGCGGCGGCCAAGAAGACGACCGCCGCCACCGCCACCAAGGCCACCGCTGCCAAGGCCACCCCGGCCAAGTCGGCGGCGACCAAGACGGCGGCGGCCAAGAAGACCACCGCCACCAAGGCGGCTCCGGCCAAGTCGGCGGCGACCAAGACGGCGGCGGCCAAGAAGACGACCGCCACCAAGGCGGCTCCGGCCAAGTCGGCGGCGACCAAGACGGCGGCGGCCAAGAAGACCACCGCCACCAAGGCGACGGCAACGAAGTCGACCGCCACCAAGGCCACCGCGGCCAAGTCGACCGCGGCCAAGAAGACGGCGACCGCGGCGACCAAGTCGGCCCCGGCGAAGTCCACCGCCCGCAAGACCACGGCGGCCACCAAGTCGACGCCGGCCACCAAGGCCACCACGGCGCGCACCTCGGCGGCCCGCAAGACCCGCTGA